In Pongo pygmaeus isolate AG05252 chromosome 13, NHGRI_mPonPyg2-v2.0_pri, whole genome shotgun sequence, one genomic interval encodes:
- the TOR2A gene encoding prosalusin isoform X4, which yields MRLPARLAGPQGSRAMCIGSLDKRKDTGVPDHVPDMTFSLNLCLGGMCPHHPPVALGLECDLAQHLAGQHLAKALVVKALKAFVRDPTPTKPLVLSLHGWTGTGKSYVSSLLAHYLFQGGLRSPRVHHFSPVLHFPHPSHIERYKKDLKSWVQGNLTACGRSLFLFDEMDKMPPGLMEVLRPFLGSSWVVYGTNYRKAIFIFIRWLLKLGHHGRAPPRRSGTLPPAPAAPRPALCAQRAGPAGPGAKG from the exons ATGCGACTTCCGGCCCGACTTGCCGG ACCCCAAGGTTCGCGTGCCATGTGCATAGGCAGCTTGGACAAACGTAAGGACACAGGAGTGCCAGACCACGTTCCAGACATGACGTTCTCCTTGAACCTCTGCCTTGGTGGGATGTGTCCTCACCATCCTCCTGTGGCCCTAGGTCTGGAGTGTGACCTGGCTCAGCACCTGGCCGGCCAGCATCTGGCCAAGGCGCTGGTGGTGAAGGCGCTGAAGGCCTTTGTGCGGGACCCAACCCCCACCAAGCCACTGGTCCTCTCTCTGCACGGCTGGACCGGCACCGGCAAATCGTATGTCAGCTCCCTGCTGGCGCACTACCTCTTCCAGGGCGGCCTCCGCAGCCCCCGCGTGCACCACTTTTCTCCCGTCctccacttcccccaccccagccacatCGAGCGCTACAAG AAGGATCTTAAGAGCTGGGTCCAAGGGAACCTCACTGCCTGTGGCCGCTCCCTCTTCCTCTTCGATGAGATGGACAAGATGCCTCCAGGCCTGATGGAAGTCCTGCGGCCTTTCCTGGGCTCCTCCTGGGTTGTATACGGGACCAATTACCGCAAAgccatcttcatcttcatcag ATGGCTTCTCAAACTCGGGCATCATGGAAGAGCGCCTCCTAGACGCAGTGGTACCCTTCCTCCCGCTCCAGCGGCACCACGTCCGGCACTGTGTGCTCAACGAGCTGGCCCAGCTGGGCCTGGAGCCAAGGGATGA
- the TOR2A gene encoding prosalusin isoform X5, with translation MAAATRGCRPWGSFLGLLGLVSAAAAAWDLASLRCNLGAFCECDFRPDLPGLECDLAQHLAGQHLAKALVVKALKAFVRDPTPTKPLVLSLHGWTGTGKSYVSSLLAHYLFQGGLRSPRVHHFSPVLHFPHPSHIERYKKDLKSWVQGNLTACGRSLFLFDEMDKMPPGLMEVLRPFLGSSWVVYGTNYRKAIFIFIRWLLKLGHHGRAPPRRSGTLPPAPAAPRPALCAQRAGPAGPGAKG, from the exons ATGGCGGCTGCGACGCGCGGCTGCCGGCCCTGGGGCTCGTTCCTCGGGCTGCTCGGGCTGGTCTCGGCCGCGGCCGCCGCCTGGGACCTGGCTTCCCTGCGCTGCAACTTGGGCGCCTTTTGTGAATGCGACTTCCGGCCCGACTTGCCGG GTCTGGAGTGTGACCTGGCTCAGCACCTGGCCGGCCAGCATCTGGCCAAGGCGCTGGTGGTGAAGGCGCTGAAGGCCTTTGTGCGGGACCCAACCCCCACCAAGCCACTGGTCCTCTCTCTGCACGGCTGGACCGGCACCGGCAAATCGTATGTCAGCTCCCTGCTGGCGCACTACCTCTTCCAGGGCGGCCTCCGCAGCCCCCGCGTGCACCACTTTTCTCCCGTCctccacttcccccaccccagccacatCGAGCGCTACAAG AAGGATCTTAAGAGCTGGGTCCAAGGGAACCTCACTGCCTGTGGCCGCTCCCTCTTCCTCTTCGATGAGATGGACAAGATGCCTCCAGGCCTGATGGAAGTCCTGCGGCCTTTCCTGGGCTCCTCCTGGGTTGTATACGGGACCAATTACCGCAAAgccatcttcatcttcatcag ATGGCTTCTCAAACTCGGGCATCATGGAAGAGCGCCTCCTAGACGCAGTGGTACCCTTCCTCCCGCTCCAGCGGCACCACGTCCGGCACTGTGTGCTCAACGAGCTGGCCCAGCTGGGCCTGGAGCCAAGGGATGA
- the TOR2A gene encoding prosalusin isoform X3, protein MSAPCWRTTSSRAASAAPACTTFLPSSTSPTPATSSATRYHLWSTCVCQIICTVVLLEISPNLWLRKDLKSWVQGNLTACGRSLFLFDEMDKMPPGLMEVLRPFLGSSWVVYGTNYRKAIFIFISNTGGEQINQVALEAWRSRRDREEILLQELEPVISRAVLDNPHHGFSNSGIMEERLLDAVVPFLPLQRHHVRHCVLNELAQLGLEPRDEVVQAVLDSTTFFPEDEQLFSSNGCKTVASRIAFFL, encoded by the exons ATGTCAGCTCCCTGCTGGCGCACTACCTCTTCCAGGGCGGCCTCCGCAGCCCCCGCGTGCACCACTTTTCTCCCGTCctccacttcccccaccccagccacatCGAGCGCTACAAG ATATCATTTATGGAGCACCTGTGTTTGTCAGATAATCTGCACTGTTGTCTTGCTGGAAATCAGCCCCAATTTGTGGCTCAGA AAGGATCTTAAGAGCTGGGTCCAAGGGAACCTCACTGCCTGTGGCCGCTCCCTCTTCCTCTTCGATGAGATGGACAAGATGCCTCCAGGCCTGATGGAAGTCCTGCGGCCTTTCCTGGGCTCCTCCTGGGTTGTATACGGGACCAATTACCGCAAAgccatcttcatcttcatcag CAACACGGGTGGCGAGCAGATCAACCAGGTGGCATTGGAGGCGTGGCGCAGCCGGCGGGACCGTGAGGAGATCCTCCTGCAGGAGCTGGAGCCGGTCATCTCCCGCGCGGTGCTGGACAACCCGCACC ATGGCTTCTCAAACTCGGGCATCATGGAAGAGCGCCTCCTAGACGCAGTGGTACCCTTCCTCCCGCTCCAGCGGCACCACGTCCGGCACTGTGTGCTCAACGAGCTGGCCCAGCTGGGCCTGGAGCCAAGGGATGAGGTTGTCCAGGCTGTGCTGGACAGCACCACCTTCTTCCCTGAGGACGAGCAGCTCTTCTCCTCCAACGGCTGCAAGACCGTGGCCTCTCGAATTGCCTTCTTCCTCTGA
- the TOR2A gene encoding prosalusin isoform X2 produces MAAATRGCRPWGSFLGLLGLVSAAAAAWDLASLRCNLGAFCECDFRPDLPGLECDLAQHLAGQHLAKALVVKALKAFVRDPTPTKPLVLSLHGWTGTGKSYVSSLLAHYLFQGGLRSPRVHHFSPVLHFPHPSHIERYKKDLKSWVQGNLTACGRSLFLFDEMDKMPPGLMEVLRPFLGSSWVVYGTNYRKAIFIFISNTGGEQINQVALEAWRSRRDREEILLQELEPVISRAVLDNPHHGFSNSGIMEERLLDAVVPFLPLQRHHVRHCVLNELAQLGLEPRDEVVQAVLDSTTFFPEDEQLFSSNGCKTVASRIAFFL; encoded by the exons ATGGCGGCTGCGACGCGCGGCTGCCGGCCCTGGGGCTCGTTCCTCGGGCTGCTCGGGCTGGTCTCGGCCGCGGCCGCCGCCTGGGACCTGGCTTCCCTGCGCTGCAACTTGGGCGCCTTTTGTGAATGCGACTTCCGGCCCGACTTGCCGG GTCTGGAGTGTGACCTGGCTCAGCACCTGGCCGGCCAGCATCTGGCCAAGGCGCTGGTGGTGAAGGCGCTGAAGGCCTTTGTGCGGGACCCAACCCCCACCAAGCCACTGGTCCTCTCTCTGCACGGCTGGACCGGCACCGGCAAATCGTATGTCAGCTCCCTGCTGGCGCACTACCTCTTCCAGGGCGGCCTCCGCAGCCCCCGCGTGCACCACTTTTCTCCCGTCctccacttcccccaccccagccacatCGAGCGCTACAAG AAGGATCTTAAGAGCTGGGTCCAAGGGAACCTCACTGCCTGTGGCCGCTCCCTCTTCCTCTTCGATGAGATGGACAAGATGCCTCCAGGCCTGATGGAAGTCCTGCGGCCTTTCCTGGGCTCCTCCTGGGTTGTATACGGGACCAATTACCGCAAAgccatcttcatcttcatcag CAACACGGGTGGCGAGCAGATCAACCAGGTGGCATTGGAGGCGTGGCGCAGCCGGCGGGACCGTGAGGAGATCCTCCTGCAGGAGCTGGAGCCGGTCATCTCCCGCGCGGTGCTGGACAACCCGCACC ATGGCTTCTCAAACTCGGGCATCATGGAAGAGCGCCTCCTAGACGCAGTGGTACCCTTCCTCCCGCTCCAGCGGCACCACGTCCGGCACTGTGTGCTCAACGAGCTGGCCCAGCTGGGCCTGGAGCCAAGGGATGAGGTTGTCCAGGCTGTGCTGGACAGCACCACCTTCTTCCCTGAGGACGAGCAGCTCTTCTCCTCCAACGGCTGCAAGACCGTGGCCTCTCGAATTGCCTTCTTCCTCTGA
- the TOR2A gene encoding prosalusin isoform X6 translates to MDKMPPGLMEVLRPFLGSSWVVYGTNYRKAIFIFISNTGGEQINQVALEAWRSRRDREEILLQELEPVISRAVLDNPHHGFSNSGIMEERLLDAVVPFLPLQRHHVRHCVLNELAQLGLEPRDEVVQAVLDSTTFFPEDEQLFSSNGCKTVASRIAFFL, encoded by the exons ATGGACAAGATGCCTCCAGGCCTGATGGAAGTCCTGCGGCCTTTCCTGGGCTCCTCCTGGGTTGTATACGGGACCAATTACCGCAAAgccatcttcatcttcatcag CAACACGGGTGGCGAGCAGATCAACCAGGTGGCATTGGAGGCGTGGCGCAGCCGGCGGGACCGTGAGGAGATCCTCCTGCAGGAGCTGGAGCCGGTCATCTCCCGCGCGGTGCTGGACAACCCGCACC ATGGCTTCTCAAACTCGGGCATCATGGAAGAGCGCCTCCTAGACGCAGTGGTACCCTTCCTCCCGCTCCAGCGGCACCACGTCCGGCACTGTGTGCTCAACGAGCTGGCCCAGCTGGGCCTGGAGCCAAGGGATGAGGTTGTCCAGGCTGTGCTGGACAGCACCACCTTCTTCCCTGAGGACGAGCAGCTCTTCTCCTCCAACGGCTGCAAGACCGTGGCCTCTCGAATTGCCTTCTTCCTCTGA
- the TOR2A gene encoding prosalusin isoform X1 has product MRLPARLAGPQGSRAMCIGSLDKRKDTGVPDHVPDMTFSLNLCLGGMCPHHPPVALGLECDLAQHLAGQHLAKALVVKALKAFVRDPTPTKPLVLSLHGWTGTGKSYVSSLLAHYLFQGGLRSPRVHHFSPVLHFPHPSHIERYKKDLKSWVQGNLTACGRSLFLFDEMDKMPPGLMEVLRPFLGSSWVVYGTNYRKAIFIFISNTGGEQINQVALEAWRSRRDREEILLQELEPVISRAVLDNPHHGFSNSGIMEERLLDAVVPFLPLQRHHVRHCVLNELAQLGLEPRDEVVQAVLDSTTFFPEDEQLFSSNGCKTVASRIAFFL; this is encoded by the exons ATGCGACTTCCGGCCCGACTTGCCGG ACCCCAAGGTTCGCGTGCCATGTGCATAGGCAGCTTGGACAAACGTAAGGACACAGGAGTGCCAGACCACGTTCCAGACATGACGTTCTCCTTGAACCTCTGCCTTGGTGGGATGTGTCCTCACCATCCTCCTGTGGCCCTAGGTCTGGAGTGTGACCTGGCTCAGCACCTGGCCGGCCAGCATCTGGCCAAGGCGCTGGTGGTGAAGGCGCTGAAGGCCTTTGTGCGGGACCCAACCCCCACCAAGCCACTGGTCCTCTCTCTGCACGGCTGGACCGGCACCGGCAAATCGTATGTCAGCTCCCTGCTGGCGCACTACCTCTTCCAGGGCGGCCTCCGCAGCCCCCGCGTGCACCACTTTTCTCCCGTCctccacttcccccaccccagccacatCGAGCGCTACAAG AAGGATCTTAAGAGCTGGGTCCAAGGGAACCTCACTGCCTGTGGCCGCTCCCTCTTCCTCTTCGATGAGATGGACAAGATGCCTCCAGGCCTGATGGAAGTCCTGCGGCCTTTCCTGGGCTCCTCCTGGGTTGTATACGGGACCAATTACCGCAAAgccatcttcatcttcatcag CAACACGGGTGGCGAGCAGATCAACCAGGTGGCATTGGAGGCGTGGCGCAGCCGGCGGGACCGTGAGGAGATCCTCCTGCAGGAGCTGGAGCCGGTCATCTCCCGCGCGGTGCTGGACAACCCGCACC ATGGCTTCTCAAACTCGGGCATCATGGAAGAGCGCCTCCTAGACGCAGTGGTACCCTTCCTCCCGCTCCAGCGGCACCACGTCCGGCACTGTGTGCTCAACGAGCTGGCCCAGCTGGGCCTGGAGCCAAGGGATGAGGTTGTCCAGGCTGTGCTGGACAGCACCACCTTCTTCCCTGAGGACGAGCAGCTCTTCTCCTCCAACGGCTGCAAGACCGTGGCCTCTCGAATTGCCTTCTTCCTCTGA